In the genome of Trypanosoma brucei gambiense DAL972 chromosome 11, complete sequence, the window GAAGTACACGAGCTGCATGTCGGCGCTCCTTATCACGAGTTTTCAAGACGGACATGATCAGTGACTGCTCCACGCCATTCTTTGGGTCTGTGATGTACCGGTGGTACTCATCTACTTTATTTTCAATAATGGTAAGCATCTCCACTGGCCCCATGTTAGCACTTGTCTCACTTTCAGCTTGCGTGCCAGTTGGACCAGTGGCGCCCGGTGCAACAGTCGATGCGGTCTGGCCTTTCTTCTTACCTTTAGCTGCATTCTTTTTATCGAGTGCTGGACCTCTATTTGCCACAACAGCAGAATGCTTCCGCTTTCCTGAAGGATGCACTGGGGAGTTCCCGCCATCGACACCATCTTGATGCCGCGAAGGGTTGGTAGGTCTTTGATTGATGCAGCGAAAAATATCACCTACCGTCTGTTCAATGCTTTTCTTTAGCACTTCTTGTGTCATGGCAACTTTCACCGTCTTTGCATAACCCGCTACACCGCGTCCACCTGCACTATCGACCATCGACAGCCCGGCAGCGTCACTGCTTTCTAAATCTACCAGCCGTTCCTCCAATTGGGCTAGACGATCTTGGGATTCCTTGATACGAGATACAAGTGAATCCATCTGGGTTTGCCTTTGCTTCACCATCGCATCCATTTCCTCCCGCTCGTGCAGGAACTCCATGGCAACACGTTCCAActcctcctccaactctTGACTGTTTTGAATAAGGAACAAATTTCCCTCTTCAACATTAATGAAGATGTCAAGAATTTGCTCTGGCTCCGTAAAATACATGGGAATTTTATCGTGTGGGTAACTGTTGTGCAGCGCCTCACGAACCTCTTCAGCGGTGAGGGCACTGATTTCATTTCGAATGACTTCCACCTCCTCCGCCTGTCGTCGGTTCGCCTCCTCTTCGAACCTCCGGTGCAGTCCCTCCAACTGAGTCTCAAGGGGAATtaactcctcctcctcctcgtctTCTTTATTGCTATCATCCATATCATCAAATATAGCGTTGTTGTTCGAGTTTTTCTCAGCCTCTCTTGATGCACGCCGCGCTTCCGCTTCCTCGTACTGCTTCCTCAACTTTCTGGCCTGCCGGGCATACGCCGCTTCAGTCTCTTGCAATATTTTACCGTTGATTTCCTTGACGCGGAAGTTGGTCAGCACATCAAAAAAGAACTGAGGTGGCGTGAGGTTGTCCATAAATGTTTTATACTCCATACAGAGCTCCAGTTGCACCTCCGTTTTGCGCATATCTTGCTCTAAGTGATTTATTTGTGCCGAAAGCTTCTTAATATCAATGAGTCGTTTCTGTTTGGCCTTACTCTCACGTTCCGCCCGGCGCACGGCAGCGTCTTGTTCCAAGTTACTGTATTTGAGAAAGTTATTAAACTTCTCCTCCGTACTGGCAAGCTGCTCCTGTTGCTGGCGAAGTTTCTTGTCAACGCGGTCCATCTCCTCCTCAAGGTGCCGTATTTCCGACTCCTTATTTGCCAGGGCCAACCGCATCAGACcaacctctctttttttggcAATAAATGTTCCTGTGTTGTGCATCTCCCTAATCTCCACCGTGTGCTGACCACTTTTATTGAGGTGCGATGGAGCAGAACCTGTAGTGGCATTCTCACGCTGCGTGAGCAGTTGCTTCACGGGGTTTTTTACATTCGGCTGGCCGGTTAAGATGGCGAGATCTGCTGCCATTTTGGCATCGCCCTGTTTGATATCCTGCGCAACTGTAACCTCATGCTCATTAATCGTACCGGGAAGGTCTCCGCCGCCGCCACCGCTGCTTCTTAAGGGTTCCTTAAAGGGATTACTCGCTAGAAGTGGAGACTTCTGGAAAGACATGCGGTCGTAGGCCTTTCTACTcgttccatatatatatatatttatatttatatattgcACAAAGGTGTGAGAAAAGGAATGATTATATAAATGGTAAGGCGCCAGTGCAAGAGTTTCCGTgtgcacatatataaatacttACCCATCAACACTTGCGTAAGAAATAATTGAAGATAATAtctttaaaagaaaacactTCACGACGTTATCAGCACTGCACGGGTGAGCACACCACACACTCACATTTTGACAGcacgacaacaaaaaatgcaaGAACTCGTGCCggcaatatatataaaaaaaagaagttaaacGGAGAAGTGgtgaaaaaatggaaaaaaaaggcaaataaTGTTTAATAGTGAAAAAGAGGCCCTCTAACGGTTGGCAGTAAGGGgatgaaagggagaaacgGGTAAacggaaaaaagggaatgatAAAACTGACAGCACTGACAGTTCCCCTATCCCTTTGCACTAAAAACGAAGCTGTAGGGAGTAAACAGGAGCTTTAAACACAAAgacacaaacatacacaccaaaaaaaaaaagaaaaaaacaactccaGTGTAATTTCACCAAGTCGCAGCAGGAAACAGCGGTAACGCTCATTAGCCCTTCACTTACTTCAGGTGTTGTAAATCTTACAAGTATTTGGACGGTACAAACCGAGAGGCGGGtgagcaaaagaaagaataacaataataaatgaaataTCCCTCCCTTCCCACCACCTCCTACACATTATCTATCTTCTCTCTCCTTtgtaccccctttttttttctctcccacTTGGTCATGGTATAAGTTCACTACtccaaaacagaaaagaaaagagaagaaaaaaaaagcagaaacaacatacacatacacataacactcccctcctccctccctcaTCTCATCTCATCTCATCTCCCGCATCCTCTTTTATCCTCCTTCCTCTCGTGGATTGTGTGGTTGCAGTGGAGTTACCTCCGGCACAATAATACCCGGTGGTTTGTCGCCCTGTCGTCTTACTTCATAATCCGCTGAATCAAAAAACTGCTTTTGTCCTGGTTGCTGAAGATTACGCAAGCGGGGGTCGCGTTTCTTTGGCATCTTCACAccaggaggaggtgaagcaTTGTCAGACATCACCACCTCAGGTAAACAAGAGCTGCTAAGGTGTATtctaaataataataataataataatagtaataataataaaaataaacggtCAATGGCAACAGCGGTAGAGACACCGGGAGCAATTGAAACGGTAGCAAAAATGATCTTTTTTGctaaagacaaaaaaataaataaataaaaatagaaaaagcaaGACAAGTCGCAGACCTTTGGATTGATTGTGAACCTTCTGTTTCTATTACTGTGTGATCTAGTGCAAGACAACAGAGTTCAAAGACCTTTTCAACTTGAGTCCTGTCACCGCTGCAGGGCAaaggtgaaaataaaaaaaaaagaagaaacggatgAAGCTGTGAAAGTGAAACAATGTGAATCAACTTACACCGTAAAGAGATAATTAATAGCAAGCAAGACAGTGTGAGTGAAGGTGGGGACAACAAATATGCACGGATAACGACCAAATGTGTGAATACACGGTGAGAACATCCtaccaataaaaaaaaatgactaaTGTCCGGAGAGAGATACCGCATCATGTCCCCCTTCTCACCTGTCACACATCAACACATGATCCCGAGAACAGAACCACGCGACTTCACACCTCATCCGGCGAAAAatgcacaaaacaaaaccagaAACTTTAAAGATTGCTGGGAACAGTGGGTgacacaacgaaaaaaaaaaaaggagggcaGCGAAGAATGAGAGCGTGATAGAAtagagaacaaaaaaggaaagagtacTGAAGGACATATTCCAGCGCATCTTATTTCCCTCCACTATTCACTTTGGGTGAGGCAACATCGCGTCCTCCCTTGCAGCCATGCGTGGGGGCGCATGGCAATATTTAAAGTGAGTGACTTCAATAGAACGGACTACAAGTCGAAATTCATGAACACTGAATCCTTATCAGGTTGTTTGCGAACGTCTTCAGCAGCGTCAGAGCCACCTTCAGTGGTGTCACCATTCGATTTAGCATTAGGCTTCCGTAAGACTGTGAAGCTCAGCGGGTCATCCTTTGAGTACTGAACGCCCTTCACAACCACCGATTCCGCTCCTTCCGCCCCTTTCATTTTGTCCTGTGACGTACCTTTTGAAATAGATGCCTGCCACTTCTCGTACTTCTCCAACCGTCTTACTTCTGCCTCTATGCTCGGTTCCACCCCAACGCAAACAGCCGTTACGGCCTTCTCTACAGGAAAAGGCGGAACCGTAATATTTCGCATCTCCAAATACCCACCGCACAGTCGCTGCTCCAATTCACTCAGCAACTCAACCTCTCTCACAAGGCTTGTCATggcatcttcttcttcatccaTAACACGCGTGCAGAACACGTGAACGGCCTTTGTCTTGACAGCTTTGAGTATTCGTGAGTCCTCTTTGCTGTAGTGCTGGGCTAGTGGGTATTCCGATTCTCCATTATCGTACACACGAATACGCATGTCGGCACGGAAGTGCAAAGCATAGTCATCAAACAAACTATCGTTACATATCTTTTCCAGCACCTCAGCGCCTCGAAGCTCGCTTGTGGCGTAATCACGTCGTTTTAATTTATTATCTTTTCCAAGGCGGTGGCTCGAAAGAAAAGTGGTACCACCTCTTCCACCGTAGCGGATAGATTCATTCATGCGTCTACCCAAATGTCCCGCGAATGCGATGCACGCAGAGCAATCCAGAAAGGCGTAAGTAGGTTCATGGATGCGGAAAAGTGGATCACCAACAGTCGCCGCCTCGACCAAAGATATAGAGCCAATAATTGCAAGCAGCTGGAATATCTTGGAAATGATGGAATAATAAGATTGCGAAGTGTTACTCAGTCGTGCATACATTGGTTGCCAACACTTGTCTCTAAACAAACGCCCTCTCACACCCTCGGTCCCTCGTAAGGCACGGGTGCAATGTGAATCCTCCCTGCGTACCTTAagtttttcctccttatcTAGCGCCCCTCAAGCGTATGCAATATTCATGTGACGTTAAGTTCCAACAACAAGAGAAGAATGTACGAAAGAAGAGAATATATCGCAAGTAGGAGTTATACCTCAATAGATATCCGATCAAAAGGAGACGAGCATGCAAACTGCTGGGAAACACGACAAGTAAACAAAACGAGTCGGTTGTAGAAACAGGTAAAGATCTACGAAATAAGCATACGAAACACCCTTCTCCATGTCAGCTCTATCATCCTTTCAGTGGGAGATATGCTTACGTGTCGTGCGGGTCTTTCCTcgccacccccccccccttctctcTTACCAACGCCTTTTAACAACAGTAGTACTCAATTCTAAATAGCGTCATAGTTTACATAGACACAGCACCGACAGATGTTAGTGcgttgcctcctcctccctccttGTTTTTGCTCCGCATCGCGTTGCTCACAGCTTGTCCCCGTTGGTGGACGTCATAACCGACACCTCATTCTCTGCAACAGGAGTGGTAGTTTCACCCCCCTTCTCAACatctccttctccattttcgCTGTGGACAAATGTCCAGTAGTTTTCATCTTTCATTGGACCACAAGGGGTGCCAGGATTGTTGACGAACCTCCCACAGCACACCTCGTTCTCCGGACCAAAGTCATTGAAAAACACGGCTTTCGAGCTCGCTAGAGGGGTATTTGTGTGGTTATGGCGTATTACTAACACGGCGTCAGCCTTGATGGGGAGATCCCGCATATCCTCTCGGTGGTCCGGGTTTGCAAAGTCAGCCACCCACATTGCCTCAGCAGACGCACCATCAGGTGAGAAAAATACATCCTGGTGCTTTCCGGTCACTTTAGATGCGCTGAGAGGTCCTTTGGGCTCGGACAGAAGCGAAAGGGGGTTGTCGCACAGCTCTGGTACTGTCATAATAAAGAAGGGCTGTCCATAATGCACAATATCCTGCTCATCAGGAGGTGCGGGGATCATGTCAGTGGGACCAGTGGGGGCGGGCACAAGTACAAAACAGTTGCGCAAAGCAGGTCCAGCAGCAGGTGCGGTGGAGCAGGCAACGTGCCAACCAGTTGGTCTTAGAGTACGATCCTCAAGGTCAAGTGAGAGAAACCCAAGCGTCGCCGCATTTTGAAGCATAAGAGGAGCATAGAAATGTAAATAACCATCCTCATGAGGTTCGGCCATTGGGTATGCTGAGTTGTGGTGCTTTACCTTCGCAATGATACGCTGTGTCTCACGGGCAGCATCTACAACACCACGGTCACAACTATCCAGGAGGCGCTTGCGATCCCGCATatactcctcctcctcaaacCAGTTGCCCAAAAGCGCTTTCCTCGGCATAATGGCGCCTTTGATTTAAttgcttccttccctttccacgCACACAGTCAGGCGCACAGATGGTAAAAGTAACAATTATgcagacgaaaaaaaacgaaaagaaaaagatgaaatCACGCTTGTGCTTAGTTACAGCTCCTATCCCTTTATGTTCAACCCACTTCTCAATCCCTCGCAGGTAAGACACAGAtgatatgtatatatatatatatatatatatatatatattcccttcTTTATATTCACTGTTGCTCCTCACAGCGCTTATATATCCTCCCAGCCGCTACGTTTTCCGCACGCTGAATTAGACCGTTGCAACTTAAAGGGAATCTAATCAGTGAAATAATGCGAGACTCaccgcaaaacaaaaaaaaatggacggaagaaaaaaaaaagaaaggtaatACTAAAGATAACAATATCACCGAGCCTAATatgtaagaaagaaaaaaaacaccagaGAGTAAAGCACACGCGTGCAACcaccaaaaaggaaacaaaatctcacatttttttttccgcaaCAGGTACACACATTTTCCCACGTGCACCTTAAGTACGCTCACACATGAACACTGATGTCTTAACAACCGTCCCTGACGCTCCTACTCCCCTTTAATGGAAAGTTAAACATCTTTATTCCATACGCCCACACTATACaactcttcttttgttgaaaATACGCCGCAGGTACCACACATTACCTAAACTCATTGCTATGATGATGAGAATTTCCGCCATGGCCCAAACGAATACACGAGTGTTTGCCACCTCGGTAACAGCGCGATGTTTGTGTTCGCGGCCTCTGATGTACTGCTGAACCTCAAGTACCTCTCGCAACCCATGTTGAATATTCCTCACAGCCAATTCAATGGGATCCATTCCCAAATCGCTTTTCTTACCCTTTTTACCATCCTCACCCTCCAACCCCTCATCCCCCACTGTAATGGAAAATGCAACCACCTTCGCGCTGATGGTACTCATCTTATTCGAGAAACAAAAGCGGTGGCGGCCGGAACCCCTCGATTTGAATAACACACGACCCTCAGTATCACGGCCTGATGACCAAATCATTGAGTTGTCGGGATTTTTGATGGTCGCCTCAATATCTTGAGATCCTCCTGAGGTCACCAAGTAATGCAAGAAAACCTTTACCCCAGCTTTATTAATATCCTCAAAGAAACACAATTCTTTCTTGGGCGGCACTTGGACGGAAATCGCATCATCGTCTGCGCGAACTGTGGTGATGAAAGTGGGAAGTGTTACTAACAACAAACCCAACGGCAAAGATAAGCGAGCAATCGTACCACTCACACGCAGAGGCATCGCACGCATGGTCATTAAGAGTACTGCCAACTTAATCAGATCTATTCCTTTTAGTCCGTATTTGCTGTGGATACCGCTGtctctgtttcttcttttttttttttcctctcccttccTCCAGCAATCAATGACTTTATTCACTGAGGTGTCGCCCCCTGCTACCGATATCTGCTGTTACCCCCTTTGTTCTTTTGTCTAGCGTCTGCGATCAGAATGCAACTACTTCCGATGCAAATAAATCAGTCAGCACACCGTGTGTCACTAACGAAATGCGGggggaatataaatatatataaataaatatatatatatatatatatacagaaagatatacgaaaagaaagaaagcgtGCGGGGTTCTTTCCTCCACGGCACAAACCGTTTATAATTTTGTCCCTCGCAGCCTACTTACTGTATCAGCTATTTAACCCCTCCCCCTAAAAAAACTTGTGCTCGCGTTACCtctaaatttaaaaaataatcgACCAAATTTACGAGGTTCAGTAGCGAgtaaagaataaaacaaataaaaagtaaaggtagagagagaaagagagagagagagagaaaaaaaaaaggagatgaaCGTCGGTTTTAAACAAAGACTCAGGCGCAAgtgcaaaaaaggaaaagagaaaaaggggcaGGGCGATATCTACTAAGGCGTACACTTCcgtgtgaaaatgaaggcaCATCAAGTAAGATATTTTTCAGTGTTTTGGTTCTCTCACGAGTCCGTTAGCTCCCAAGTACGCAGCCTTACTTACTgagcaataataacaataataataataataataacaataacaataacaataggaaaagaagaagcggaagcgacatacgtaaaaaaaaaaaagaagcagacaTGGGCATATTTCATTTGACCTTCCGTAAGGTGACATTTACCTTTTGCTTGAACGCATTGTGTTACGTAGTACGTGTGCGAGGAATCTTCTAAGTACCTGCTGGCACCCGTGGCAAGCAGTGATgatttaaaataaaagaaggaaagaaagaaaagaaaagaaaaaatctgAAAAGAGTGAGGTCCGCACTCGAAAcaacaggggaaaaaagcagcagagtcATTTGTGAGCAAAGCCACAcagcgaagaaaaacaaaacacacaaaaatcgAAATAACAAGAAAATGTGTATAGTCTTCCGATTCGAATGCACagatacgaaaaaaaaaaaacagcagcgctccaaaagaaaaaaaaagtgaatggATTTAttgatactttttttttcttgtatcATCCCTCTTCCATCAacaacttcttttcttttccccacttAACCACAATTTCTTCATATAAGCCTGCCCATGTGTATCacactcttctcttttttttcttttttttttttacttcagaAGTGCACAACATAAGGAACCGCCGTCGGTAGCCCACGTGCGGGTGATAATATTTTCCATTACTCCACCACAaggatggaagaaaaagagaaaacaaaaaaaggaaaagatgaaaagggaaagggaaagaaaacacaaaattgaagtttccccctccacacacacacacacacttttctcttcctcttttgcaGACCTTTCATTCTCACTTTCACAATGTGGTAGCGGCTTTAATGAAGTTATAACCGCACCGATATTGTCATTTACGCCATATTGTTTGACTCGCATTGCTGACGCCAacatttctttcccttttctctcgtacttccattcattcatccaTACTTTCCACCTCGGCACCATCCACAggtaaagggaaaaaaaaagaagtaaaagaaaagacacacaaacacacagatACCACAACGCATTTGCAGTGCGTAGAAAGGATAGGAAGAAAgtgagaaatatatatatatatataacaataCACTGCTCTCGttagcaaaaagaaaaacagcaacagaacTAAGTGACGTACAAGGCTACCTTCGCACGCTGAGCAACTGGGGAAAAATATGTGGGGACATTCCTCTCTTATTTCTCTTCCGTTCCCGTTTATCGGCTACAACCCGACTTCCGCTCCCCACACGTCAAATaaactttcctcactttcgTTTCACACAACTTATATTTCATCTCTTTTCCATTCacattttctcctctcttctccTCTCCCCTATTCATTCTCTACTCGCCCAGCCACGCatagaagaaggaaaagacaggaaa includes:
- a CDS encoding cytosolic coat protein, putative, yielding MTMRAMPLRVSGTIARLSLPLGLLLVTLPTFITTVRADDDAISVQVPPKKELCFFEDINKAGVKVFLHYLVTSGGSQDIEATIKNPDNSMIWSSGRDTEGRVLFKSRGSGRHRFCFSNKMSTISAKVVAFSITVGDEGLEGEDGKKGKKSDLGMDPIELAVRNIQHGLREVLEVQQYIRGREHKHRAVTEVANTRVFVWAMAEILIIIAMSLGNVWYLRRIFNKRRVV
- a CDS encoding calpain-like cysteine peptidase, putative; the protein is MPRKALLGNWFEEEEYMRDRKRLLDSCDRGVVDAARETQRIIAKVKHHNSAYPMAEPHEDGYLHFYAPLMLQNAATLGFLSLDLEDRTLRPTGWHVACSTAPAAGPALRNCFVLVPAPTGPTDMIPAPPDEQDIVHYGQPFFIMTVPELCDNPLSLLSEPKGPLSASKVTGKHQDVFFSPDGASAEAMWVADFANPDHREDMRDLPIKADAVLVIRHNHTNTPLASSKAVFFNDFGPENEVCCGRFVNNPGTPCGPMKDENYWTFVHSENGEGDVEKGGETTTPVAENEVSVMTSTNGDKL